ACTGCATGCTCAAAACGCCCCGATGGATGAACCGCACCTGCGAGGCTATGCCCTGCGACTCTGGGAGGAGCTGGGGCCGGCGACGTCCATGGCCAACCAGCTCCTGGGACTCCGCACACCCAAGGCCATCGCCAGTCTTATTCGCAGTGCGTCCCGCAGGCCCCGCAATGCCGGATGGATTTCCGGCATCCTGACAGGTTCGGCCGTGCCCTCCGAAGAGGTCGACACCCTGTTGCACTATCTGCGCTACTTTTCCAAATAACTTATCTTTTCACAACAGCGTCCCAGCCCGTGTCCCAAGCCGTGTCCCAAGCCGTGTTTGGGCACTGGCGCATGAAGCGGCCTGTGCCACAAAAGGCCCATGCGGGTGAATTTACGTCCCGTCTGGGCCTTGCGTGGCACAGGCCGCGAACGTTTTGCCTCCTCCACTCGCCCCCCCTCATCACGCGTAAATTGTCTCCCGGCAAGGCGCGCGGCCCCCACATGAACGGCTTGGCACGCCTTTTGAGTTGGTATTGCCAATCCACGACCGTCACAACCAACCCGGGAGGAGACATGACCCACCACAGAAAAATGGCCAACGCCATTCGCGCCCTGAGCATGGACGCCATCCAGAAGGCCCAATCGGGTCATCCTGGTGCTCCTTTGGGAATGGCCGACATCGCCGAAGTCTTGTGGAATGAATTCCTGCGCCACAACCCGAACAACCCGCAGTGGCCGGACCGGGATCGATTCGTCCTTTCCAACGGTCATGGCTCCATGTTGCTCTACGCTCTGCTCCATCTGACCGGATACGACTTGTCCATCGAGGACATCAAGAACTTCCGGCAAATGGGCTCCAGGACACCAGGGCACCCTGAGCGGGGTATGACGCCGGGTGTGGAAACCACTACCGGACCGCTGGGGCAGGGACTGGCCAACGCCGTGGGCATGGCCATGGCTGAACGGATTCTGGCCGCGCACTTCAACAGAGACAAGTATGATATCGTCAACCACTTTACCTACGTTTTCTTGGGCGACGGCTGCTTGATGGAGGGCATCTCCCACGAAGCCTGCTCGCTGGCCGGTACATTGGGCCTGGGCAAGCTGGTGGCCTTTTACGATGACAATCAAATCTCCATCGATGGAAACGTCCAGGGATGGTTCACGGATGATACCCCGGCAAGGTTTGAAGCCTACGGCTGGCACGTGGTGCGCGATGTGGATGGCCATGATGCCAAGGATATCCGTCGTGCGATTCTCGAGGCCCGCGCCGTGAACGACCACCCGAGTTTGCTCTGCTGTAAAACCGTCATTGGTTACGGTGCTCCCAATGTTTGCGGCAGTGAGCACTGCCACGGCTCACCCCTGGGTGATGCGGAAGTGGAGGCCACGCGCAAGAATTTGGACTGGCCGCATCCGGCGTTTGTTGTGCCTGAGCCGCTTCAGGTCGGCTGGGATGCCAGAGAGCGCGGCAATTTTTTTGAGAAAGAGTGGCGCGGAAAGTTTCAGGACTATGCCGCGACATACCCGGAAATGGCTGAAGAATTTACGCGGCGCATGGCCGGTAACCTGCCGGATGACTTTGCGCAACATGCCCTGGACCTCATTACCGCAACGGCAAAGGCCGGTGAGAAACTGGCTACCCGCAAGGCCTCCCAAAAAGCCATTGAATTCTTTTCGCCAAAATTGCCGGAGTTGCTTGGCGGGTCGGCGGACCTGGCCGCCTCGAATCTGACGAAATGGTCCGGGGCCAAGCCCTTGGCCAACACCACCTGGAATGGCGACTACGTCTACTACGGGGTCCGCGAATTCGGAATGGCCGCGATTATGAATGGAATGGCCCTGCATGGCGGGTTCATCCCGTTCGGAGGCACGTTCCTGGTCTTTTCCGACTATTCTCGCAATGCCCTGCGCATGGCGGCCATGATGGACCTGCGCGTCATCCATGTCTTGACTCACGACTCCATCGGCGTCGGGGAAGATGGCCCGACGCATCAACCCATAGAACACATGGCCTCATTGCGCATGATCCCCAATCTGGCCGTCTGGCGGCCCTGCGATGCCGTGGAAACGGCTCAAGCCTGGATTGAGGCCCTGAAAAACGACTCCGGGCCAACGGCATTGATCCTTTCGCGTCAGGGACTCGCCCACCAAGAGCGGACCGCCGCGGCCTTGGCCGACATCCACCGGGGTGGCTACGTGCTGCAGGACTGCGAGGGCCAGCCCGATGCGATCCTGATGTCTTCGGGGTCCGAGGTTGAGGTGGTGACCAAGGCTGCCGATCTGCTTTCAGGCAAAGGAGTCAAGGTGCGGGTGGTCTCCATGCCCTGTATCCAGGTCTTTGATGCTCAGGATCCGGAATACAAACGATCCGTAATGCCTTCGGAGGTCGGAGTGCGGCTGGCCGTGGAAGCCGGAATTCCTGATTCATGGCACCACCTGGTCGGTCAGGCCGGGGATGTGCTGGGCATGCGCCGGTTTGGTGAATCCGCACCGGGGGACCAACTCTTCGCCCATTTTGGGTTCACGCCCCAGTTGGTGACACGACGCTTGGAAGAACTGCTGAATCGCTAGACTATCGTTGGTTTCAACAAGCAGAGTGCGCGGGAAACGAATCTCATGCGTTTCCTGCGTGCTCTCAGCTTGAACCTGGGAATACGATCGTACCCACCCACAAAGCGGAGAGTACCATGGCCAGACCAATGCGCTGGACATTCCTGCATCAAACCCGCTTGCCCCCCAACGGCAGAGACGTCGCCATCATTGGTGCCGGCCCGTCTGGACTGGCTGCCGCCGGGTACCTGGCGGAAACCGGTTACCAGGTGAACGTCTTCGACAAGCTGCCCAAGGCAGGAGGCTTAATGGTTTTCGGCATTCCCGCCCACCGCATTCCCGCGGAACGGATCGCCGAAGCCGTGGATAGCCTCACAAAGCGCTATGGTGTCCGTTTTTTCCTGGAAACGAAAATCTGCGGGGAATCCCCCTTGCATTCCGAGGCCGGAGACAGCTTCAGTTGTGATTTGAAAAGTCTGAGCGATATTGCCGCGACTCACGACGCGGTTATCATTTGCACTGGAACGTGGCGATCCCGCACTATGGGCATTCCAGGAGAAGATCTGCCCGGAGTGCATACCAGCTTGGAGTTCCTGTTTCCGATCCGCGCTGTTGGCTATGCTTCCGACTTGGCCGACGTGCCGGATCCGACAGGAAAAGTCGTCGCCGTGATCGGTGCGGGCCACTCAGCCATTGACGTAGCTCACGGCGCTTTGGCCAGAAATGCCGCCCAGGTGCTCGTGCTCTACCGCCGAACCCGCTGCGAGGCACCCTGCGGGACACATGAAATCGAGTGCCTGGAACAGGCCGGTGCGTCATGGGTGGAACGGGTCGTGCCGACCCGAGTATTGGGATCAGACCGGGTTCGCGGCTTGGTATTAAAAAGCCGCGGATCATCCGGGGACCAATCACTGGAGTTGCCCGTGGACATGGTCGTCACGGCCATCGGTGAAATTCCGACTGTGCCCTTTGCCCGGGAACTGGGACTGGAACACATTGCCAAGGGCGACGTGCGCTGGCTGCAGATGACCGCAAAAGAGGGGATTTTCGTGGCCGGTGACGCCCTGACCGGGCCCAGCAAAATCGGCAAGGCGTTCTATAGTGGTCTGCGGGCAGCACGTTCCTTGCACAACTGGCTGAATCTCAAAGCCATGAACCGGACCGTTGAATACGACGGCCGGGAGGATCTCATTGAACCGCGGGAGCTCTTTTCCTGACGGACTGTACGGAGCATGGTCATGACCAGACTTTTTGATGAAATGCGCCTGTATATCGATTACGCCGTTTGCATTGGCTGTGAAACCTGTGAAGCGACATGCCGTTTTCTCTATACTCTCCCGCGGATTCACATGGTTCGAACCACCGAAGGAATCATGGCCCCGCTGTATTGCCAGCATTGCGCATCGCCAAAATGCGCGACGGCCTGTGAACAGGACGCCCTGGTCCAGGACGATGACGGGGCTCTGCTGCTCAAGCCGCTGCGCTGCGTCGGATGCCGTTCCAAGGAATGCATCACGGCTTGCCCATATGGCGCGATCTTCCTGTTCAAAGGCCCGGATGCACCGGTGGTCAAATGCGACCTCTGCGCCCGCCGTCGAGTCCAGGGCATGGGGCCGGCCTGCGTGGAGACCTGTCCATGCGCGGCAATCTCCCTCGTGCACCGGAACGATGTCGGCAAGTTGAAGAACAGGGCCGCCACCGAGGCTCTGCGTCGGGTGCTCAAGCACATCAGTCCTCCGCTGGCCACCTGCGGGGGGCCATCCCAAGAGGCCGAATGATGAACGGGAACTTTGTTAACCGGTCAACGCAACCCTGCTAAAAATGATGTCTCTTGCTGACGGAGAGCAAACAACCAAACTCGAGGTCTTTCATGGCACTGATTACATTGCGACAGCTCTTGGACCACGCCGCGGAAAACAGCTACGGCGTGCCCGCATTCAACGTCAACAACATGGAACAGGTACGGGCCATCATGGCCGCGGCTCACCAGACGGACAGCCCGGTGATCCTGCAAAGCTCCGCCGGAGCCCGCAAATATGCCGGTCCCATTTTCTTCCGCCATTTGATTCAGGCGGCCTTGGAAGAGTGGCCACATATTCCGCTGTGTCTGCACCAGGACCACGGCGCCTCGCCGGCGGTCTGCGCCCGGTCGATCCAAGCCGGCTTTTCCTCGGTGATGATGGACGGCTCGCTGATGGAAGACGCCAAAACCCCGGCCAGCTACGATTACAATGTCAAGGTAACGGCCCGGGTCGTGGAGATGGCCCATGCCTGCGGCGTCTCTGTGGAGGGGGAACTGGGCGTACTGGGTTCCCTGGAAACCGGAGTTGCGGGCAAGGAAGACGGCGTGGGCGCCGAGGGCAAGCTGAGCCGGGAGCAGCTGCTCACGGACCCGGAGCAGGCCGCGGATTTCGTGAAGAAGACCAAGGTGGACGCCCTGGCCATTGCCATCGGCACCAGTCACGG
This is a stretch of genomic DNA from Desulfonatronum thioautotrophicum. It encodes these proteins:
- the tkt gene encoding transketolase, which gives rise to MTHHRKMANAIRALSMDAIQKAQSGHPGAPLGMADIAEVLWNEFLRHNPNNPQWPDRDRFVLSNGHGSMLLYALLHLTGYDLSIEDIKNFRQMGSRTPGHPERGMTPGVETTTGPLGQGLANAVGMAMAERILAAHFNRDKYDIVNHFTYVFLGDGCLMEGISHEACSLAGTLGLGKLVAFYDDNQISIDGNVQGWFTDDTPARFEAYGWHVVRDVDGHDAKDIRRAILEARAVNDHPSLLCCKTVIGYGAPNVCGSEHCHGSPLGDAEVEATRKNLDWPHPAFVVPEPLQVGWDARERGNFFEKEWRGKFQDYAATYPEMAEEFTRRMAGNLPDDFAQHALDLITATAKAGEKLATRKASQKAIEFFSPKLPELLGGSADLAASNLTKWSGAKPLANTTWNGDYVYYGVREFGMAAIMNGMALHGGFIPFGGTFLVFSDYSRNALRMAAMMDLRVIHVLTHDSIGVGEDGPTHQPIEHMASLRMIPNLAVWRPCDAVETAQAWIEALKNDSGPTALILSRQGLAHQERTAAALADIHRGGYVLQDCEGQPDAILMSSGSEVEVVTKAADLLSGKGVKVRVVSMPCIQVFDAQDPEYKRSVMPSEVGVRLAVEAGIPDSWHHLVGQAGDVLGMRRFGESAPGDQLFAHFGFTPQLVTRRLEELLNR
- a CDS encoding FAD-dependent oxidoreductase translates to MARPMRWTFLHQTRLPPNGRDVAIIGAGPSGLAAAGYLAETGYQVNVFDKLPKAGGLMVFGIPAHRIPAERIAEAVDSLTKRYGVRFFLETKICGESPLHSEAGDSFSCDLKSLSDIAATHDAVIICTGTWRSRTMGIPGEDLPGVHTSLEFLFPIRAVGYASDLADVPDPTGKVVAVIGAGHSAIDVAHGALARNAAQVLVLYRRTRCEAPCGTHEIECLEQAGASWVERVVPTRVLGSDRVRGLVLKSRGSSGDQSLELPVDMVVTAIGEIPTVPFARELGLEHIAKGDVRWLQMTAKEGIFVAGDALTGPSKIGKAFYSGLRAARSLHNWLNLKAMNRTVEYDGREDLIEPRELFS
- a CDS encoding 4Fe-4S dicluster domain-containing protein — protein: MTRLFDEMRLYIDYAVCIGCETCEATCRFLYTLPRIHMVRTTEGIMAPLYCQHCASPKCATACEQDALVQDDDGALLLKPLRCVGCRSKECITACPYGAIFLFKGPDAPVVKCDLCARRRVQGMGPACVETCPCAAISLVHRNDVGKLKNRAATEALRRVLKHISPPLATCGGPSQEAE
- the fba gene encoding class II fructose-bisphosphate aldolase (catalyzes the reversible aldol condensation of dihydroxyacetonephosphate and glyceraldehyde 3-phosphate in the Calvin cycle, glycolysis, and/or gluconeogenesis); the protein is MALITLRQLLDHAAENSYGVPAFNVNNMEQVRAIMAAAHQTDSPVILQSSAGARKYAGPIFFRHLIQAALEEWPHIPLCLHQDHGASPAVCARSIQAGFSSVMMDGSLMEDAKTPASYDYNVKVTARVVEMAHACGVSVEGELGVLGSLETGVAGKEDGVGAEGKLSREQLLTDPEQAADFVKKTKVDALAIAIGTSHGAYKFTRPPSGEVLAISRVKEIHERIPNTHLVMHGSSSVPQEWLAIVNEYGGDLGQTYGVPVEEIQQGIQHGVRKVNIDTDLRLAATGAVRKHIALNLKNFDPRKYLQAALDAMQQICLDRYAAFGAAGFASRIKPIPMEDMGIRYGKGELDPV